CGGCCTCCTTTAGCGCCGCAAGCTCCGTGGAGCTCATTGCTGCTACAGTGCTTGACCTTGCGTAGGTTGTCACTCTCTCTGTCTGTGGAAACAGGTGCCGCAGGTGTCGCGTCGCTTCAATCACAACATCTGGACCGACGGATAGTGGGTCTGCATCCTGCAGAAAGACTGTCTTCATGCCGTTGAGGTACCACTTGTAGGCAGCATCAAATGATGTGAGTTCCAGAGTTTCGACACTCCGCAAGTAGTCGTCCAGAAGCCGGTCAACGGGACTGTGCACGTCTGGCTGAATCTCTTTCAACTTCTGGATGTGTCTGTTGATGCTGTCAATGTCCCGGAGTACGTGGTCTAGCGGCCTCACAGATGGTGGCCTCCCCTTGTATACCGGACAGAACAGACAACGGTTCCAAGCACAGTTGCGAGTCAGTCTCAAGAGGAGGCTTCCCGCCTCACTGGGTGGTCGGATGGGTCCCTGCTCGAACCCAGCGTACTCATCATGTGCTCCTGACTCGAATGCCATCAGACAATCACACCGTCTTCTGTACGTCCGTCGACCCGGGTTTCAAATGAACTCATGTATGTGAGACGTCCAGCCCCCATCAGGGCTCTTCCTTCAGTGTGAAGAAGCATCCGCAGGTGACGGTCTGTCCCACGCCTTGAATCTTCCTGAGCCGATTCAGTACGAGGTTTCCTATCTCCTCAAGCGAGTTGCCACGGACCTTGAGTATTATGTCCCAGCTACCAGCAACAATGTGCACCTCTGATACACCTTGGATGGCCGCAATCTCCGCCGCTACCTCTTCCTGCGACTTCATCTTCTGAGGCATGTAGGTCACCAGGACTATGGCGGTGACGCCGAGTCCGATGACAGAGTAGTTGGGAACTGCGACGATTCTCTTGATTATGCCCTGCTGCTTCATCCGCTCAATTCGGTATTGCACCGTCGACCTTCTCATTCCCAGTTCCGATGCGATTGCCCTCACGGGTCTTCCCGCATCATGTCTGAGCTCTTCTAGAATCCTCATGTCTTCCTCGTCGAGCATGACTGTCAGACTGCCAAGATGAGGCTATAACCCTTAGCATTCTCTGTCATTCTGCCAATGAGGTTGGCATAATGATTAACTGAAGGGTCAAGGGCCGACTAACCATGACAGACCTTTGTGCCGGTACGGTGCCGGCTGAATCACATCACGAGCGGATTCGAGCTGCAGTTGGGGAGCGCTACAGGACTATCAGGACAGAGCGAGCAAGAACAATCCTCCATGTGCAGCACAGGATCTGCAGGGCAATCCGTGACTTCTTGGACCGAGAGTCGTTCACTGAGTTCCTTGCGCCCATCATTGGACCCGTGACTGACCCGGGTGTGAGAGGGGCGAGGGCTCTCTCCGTGTCATTCTATGGACAGCCCTACGTTGTAATGACCAGCATGATACTCTACAAGCAGATGGCAATAAGCAGCATTCCAAAGATGTACTCGTTCTCACCCAACGTGAGAATCGAGCCGGTTGATGTATGCGACACGGGTCGTCATCTGGCGGAGTTCTATCAGGTCGACCTAGAGGCTGCTGAGACCTCGATGTCTGACATCATGGATCTCGGAGACCGATTACTCTCATCAGTGACAGCGACCATCAAGAGGGAGTGCGCGGCTCAGTTGGAGTTCCTGAACAGGAGCATGATTCCCTCACCAATGCGTCTTCCTAGGATTACGTACTCGCGGGCGCTGGGTCTTCT
This region of Candidatus Thorarchaeota archaeon genomic DNA includes:
- a CDS encoding Lrp/AsnC family transcriptional regulator, with product MLDEEDMRILEELRHDAGRPVRAIASELGMRRSTVQYRIERMKQQGIIKRIVAVPNYSVIGLGVTAIVLVTYMPQKMKSQEEVAAEIAAIQGVSEVHIVAGSWDIILKVRGNSLEEIGNLVLNRLRKIQGVGQTVTCGCFFTLKEEP